GCTACGATCTGCTGGCGTGGGCGCTCCATCGCCAGGGCCGCCACGCGGAGGCACGCCGCGCCATGGCCGGCGCGCTGCGCATGGGCACGAGGGACGCGTCGCTCCTCTTCCACGCCGGGATGATCGAGCGCGCGCTGGGGAATGACGCCGCCGCGGCCCGGCACCTGGAGCAGGCGCTGGAGATCCACCCCGGCTTCCATCCGCGCCACCCCGCGACGGCGCGCGCCGTCCTCGACTCCATCGGAGGGTAACGGGCGATGTCCGAGCTCCTGGTCTTCTTTCGCCTGGGCTTCCGCCACATCACCGATCTGGCGGCGATGGACCACATCCTCTTCCTGCTCGTTTTGGCCGCCGTGTACCACCGGCGCGACTGGCGGCAGCTGCTGTGGGTGATCTCCGCCTTCACCGTGGGCCACTCGATCACGCTGGCGCTCGCCGTCACGGGCGCGCTGAACCTCCCCACCGACCTGATCGAGTTCCTGATCCCGGTGACCATCGTCGCCACGGCGATCGAGAACATCGTGGTGGCCAACCGGGAGCGCGCGCCCTGGGCCAACCGCTACCGCCCGGTCTTCGCCGGCGTGTTCGGACTGGTGCACGGCGCGGGGTTCGCCAACTACCTGCGCGAGCTCTTCGTGGACCGCATCGCCGTGCCGCTCCTCGGCTTCAACCTGGGGATCGAGGCGGGGCAGATCGTGGTGCTCGCGATCGCCGCGGCCGGCTTCACGCTGCTGGACCGCGGATTCGCGCTGGCGCGGCAGCCGGGCACGTTCTCGCCGCAGCGGATGCGGGTGGTGCTGGTCTCGGGCGTGGTGGCGGTGTTCGCGACGGTGTGGGCATTCGAGCGGAGCCCCTGGTAAGATGCCGCGCCCGTGGATGCGGCGAGGGCGCGCCCTGGCGGCGCTCTGCGTGGTGGCTCTGCTGGGCGCCGCCCGCCCCGCCGCGCACCCCATCCACACCACCCTCGCCGTGGTGACGCACCTCCCCGCCGAGCGCGCGGTGACGGTGAACGTGCGCGTCTTTGCGGACGACCTGGCACTGGGCGTCGCTCGGCATCCGCGCCCCGCCG
The DNA window shown above is from Longimicrobium sp. and carries:
- a CDS encoding HupE/UreJ family protein, which codes for MSELLVFFRLGFRHITDLAAMDHILFLLVLAAVYHRRDWRQLLWVISAFTVGHSITLALAVTGALNLPTDLIEFLIPVTIVATAIENIVVANRERAPWANRYRPVFAGVFGLVHGAGFANYLRELFVDRIAVPLLGFNLGIEAGQIVVLAIAAAGFTLLDRGFALARQPGTFSPQRMRVVLVSGVVAVFATVWAFERSPW